From one Aquicella lusitana genomic stretch:
- a CDS encoding ribonucleoside-diphosphate reductase subunit alpha, whose protein sequence is MDTQPSSITYAPHFEITQTAPGLIKVIRRNGTVTPFDATKIAVAMTKAFLAVEGDTAVGSSRIHEKVAGLTKKIADTFVRRLASGGTIHIEEIQDQVELELMRTAEYKVAKAYVLYREERRRAREQKQMEAENKKAAFVLHVTLPDGTVKPLDFESLQKQVESACANLTSVSPTLIVEDVKRNLFDNVPIREVNKALIMSARTLIEKEPNYTYVAARLLLDDLRREALGFLELNDNLTASEMQNAYASYLEAYLEAGIKLELLDPRLKTFDLAQIAAAIKPERDLQFTYLGLQTLYDRYFLHWEGMRFELPQAFFMRVAMGLAIEEKEKEKRAIEFYNLLSSFDFMSSTPTLFNSGTLRPQLSSCYLTTVPDDLDGIYGAIKDNALLSKYAGGLGNDWTNVRGMGARIKGTNGKSLGVVPFLNVANATAVAVNQGGKRKGAVCAYLETWHKDIEEFLELRKNTGDERRRTHDMNTANWIPDLFMKRVAENQDWILFSPDETPDLHDLYGKAFEEAYAAYEAKAARGEIRNFKKIPAVVLWRKMLTMLFETGHPWVTFKDVCNLRSPQQHVGVVHSSNLCTEITLNTSRDEIAVCNLGSINLIAHMTEKGLDQEKLRRTIHTALRMLDNVIDINYYSVPQARNSNLKHRPVGMGIMGFQDALYMLRMPYASQEAVEFADRSMELISYFAIEASTYLAEERGPYSTFDGSLWSQGILPIDSIALLEQNRGGYLELDKTQTLDWSKLRERVMKVGMRNSNVLAIAPTATISNICGVSQSIEPTYQNLFVKSNLSGEFTVINLYLVADLKAEGLWDEVMVNDLKYFNGSVAKISRMPEKLKQIYATAFEVDPIWLVEAGSRRQKWIDQSQSLNLYMAQPSGKKLDQLYRHAWIRGLKTTYYLRSMGATNAEKATIDDRSLNAVQVEPASTAEAAPKACLITDPTCEACQ, encoded by the coding sequence CACAATACACATTGAAGAAATTCAGGATCAAGTTGAACTTGAACTGATGCGCACCGCTGAATACAAAGTGGCCAAAGCTTATGTGCTTTATCGCGAAGAACGGCGCCGTGCTCGTGAACAGAAGCAAATGGAAGCAGAGAATAAAAAAGCGGCATTTGTTTTACATGTGACCTTGCCTGACGGCACAGTGAAACCGCTCGATTTCGAATCGCTACAAAAACAAGTAGAAAGTGCCTGCGCCAATTTAACCAGCGTGTCACCGACTCTCATTGTTGAAGATGTTAAACGAAACCTGTTTGACAACGTGCCCATTCGTGAAGTTAACAAAGCACTGATCATGTCGGCTCGCACCCTCATTGAGAAAGAACCCAACTATACCTATGTCGCAGCTCGCTTATTGCTGGATGATTTGCGCCGTGAAGCGCTCGGCTTTCTGGAACTGAACGACAACCTTACCGCAAGTGAAATGCAAAATGCTTACGCTTCTTATCTGGAAGCTTATCTGGAAGCAGGCATCAAGCTGGAACTGTTGGACCCCCGATTAAAGACATTTGATCTTGCACAGATCGCAGCCGCCATCAAGCCCGAACGGGATCTGCAATTCACTTATCTTGGTTTGCAGACGCTCTATGACCGATACTTCCTCCATTGGGAAGGCATGCGGTTTGAACTGCCGCAAGCCTTTTTCATGCGCGTTGCCATGGGTCTTGCCATTGAGGAAAAAGAGAAAGAAAAGCGTGCCATTGAATTTTACAACCTCCTCTCTTCATTCGATTTCATGAGTTCAACGCCTACGCTTTTTAATTCGGGCACACTGCGTCCCCAGCTGTCGAGCTGCTACCTTACCACCGTGCCGGATGATCTTGACGGTATTTATGGCGCCATCAAAGACAATGCGCTGCTGTCCAAATATGCAGGCGGCCTGGGAAATGACTGGACTAACGTGCGCGGCATGGGCGCCCGGATCAAAGGAACCAATGGCAAATCCCTGGGTGTAGTGCCCTTTTTGAATGTCGCGAATGCCACTGCTGTCGCCGTCAACCAGGGCGGTAAACGCAAAGGTGCTGTTTGTGCTTATCTTGAAACCTGGCACAAAGACATTGAAGAATTCCTGGAACTGCGTAAAAACACAGGCGATGAGCGCCGTCGCACACATGACATGAATACCGCTAACTGGATTCCAGATTTGTTCATGAAACGCGTGGCGGAAAATCAGGACTGGATATTATTTTCACCAGACGAAACGCCTGATCTGCATGATTTATACGGCAAGGCATTTGAAGAAGCGTACGCCGCTTATGAAGCCAAAGCTGCGCGCGGTGAAATCAGAAACTTCAAGAAAATTCCAGCGGTGGTGCTCTGGCGTAAAATGCTGACAATGCTGTTTGAAACTGGCCATCCCTGGGTTACGTTCAAAGATGTTTGCAATCTGCGTTCACCTCAGCAGCACGTGGGTGTGGTGCACAGCTCCAATCTCTGCACGGAAATCACGCTTAATACGTCGCGTGATGAAATCGCGGTTTGCAATTTGGGCAGCATCAACCTCATTGCACACATGACGGAGAAAGGACTGGATCAGGAAAAACTGCGTCGCACCATTCACACAGCGCTGCGCATGCTGGATAATGTCATTGACATCAATTACTACTCCGTGCCGCAAGCGCGTAATTCCAATCTGAAACACCGTCCGGTAGGGATGGGCATTATGGGCTTTCAGGATGCGCTTTATATGCTGCGCATGCCTTATGCATCGCAGGAAGCGGTAGAATTTGCTGACCGCTCCATGGAACTCATTAGTTATTTTGCCATCGAAGCCTCCACTTATCTTGCAGAAGAACGCGGTCCTTATTCCACTTTCGACGGCTCGCTATGGAGCCAAGGAATTCTTCCCATTGATTCGATTGCCCTCCTCGAGCAAAATCGCGGCGGCTATCTGGAACTGGATAAGACACAGACACTTGACTGGAGCAAGCTGCGTGAACGTGTCATGAAAGTAGGGATGCGTAATTCCAATGTGCTTGCTATCGCGCCCACCGCAACCATCTCCAATATTTGTGGTGTGTCACAATCCATTGAGCCGACTTACCAAAACTTGTTCGTCAAATCGAATCTCTCTGGCGAATTTACAGTGATTAATCTTTATCTGGTTGCCGACCTGAAAGCAGAAGGATTATGGGATGAAGTCATGGTCAACGATCTCAAATATTTCAATGGCAGCGTCGCCAAGATCAGTCGCATGCCTGAGAAATTAAAACAGATTTACGCGACAGCGTTCGAAGTGGATCCGATCTGGCTGGTAGAAGCAGGATCACGCCGCCAGAAATGGATTGATCAATCGCAATCGCTTAATCTTTACATGGCGCAGCCTTCTGGTAAAAAACTGGATCAGCTTTATCGTCATGCCTGGATACGCGGTTTGAAAACAACCTATTACCTGCGCAGCATGGGTGCAACGAATGCCGAAAAAGCCACCATTGACGATCGGTCGCTGAATGCGGTGCAAGTTGAACCCGCTTCCACTGCAGAAGCAGCGCCTAAAGCCTGTTTGATCACCGATCCGACATGCGAGGCATGTCAATAA
- a CDS encoding ribonucleotide-diphosphate reductase subunit beta, whose translation MSTAVNIGGATGLEFEMGAARLQVDDKKIINCRADLNQLVPFKYQWAWKKYLDACANHWMPNEINMAADVALWKDPHGLTEDERIIIKRNLGFFSTADSLVANNLVLAVYRHITNPECRQYLLRQAFEEALHTHAYQYVIESLGMDEAEVFNMYREVPSVARKAAWSLKYTQSLGDPNFRTGTLENDQRLLRDLIAFYVVFEGIFFYVGFTQVLSMGRRNKMTGTAEQFQYILRDESMHLNFGIDVINQIKIENPHLWTDEFKQEIIAMIREGVDLEYAYAVDTMPRGILGLNAEMFKDYLQFIANRRCAQIGLPQQFAGSTNPFPWMSEIMDLKKEKNFFETRVIEYQTGGALSWDD comes from the coding sequence ATGTCAACAGCAGTGAATATTGGCGGAGCTACTGGCCTGGAATTTGAAATGGGCGCGGCACGTTTGCAAGTCGATGACAAAAAAATTATTAATTGCCGCGCCGACCTTAATCAATTAGTCCCTTTTAAATATCAATGGGCATGGAAAAAATACCTGGATGCTTGCGCCAATCACTGGATGCCAAATGAAATTAATATGGCGGCAGACGTGGCACTCTGGAAAGACCCGCATGGTCTAACAGAAGATGAACGCATTATTATTAAGCGCAACCTTGGTTTTTTCTCAACGGCCGACTCACTGGTAGCAAACAATCTGGTATTGGCAGTGTATAGACACATTACCAATCCAGAATGCCGTCAATACCTGTTGCGGCAAGCATTTGAAGAAGCACTCCACACGCATGCTTATCAATATGTTATTGAAAGTTTAGGCATGGATGAAGCAGAAGTTTTCAATATGTACCGCGAAGTACCTTCGGTCGCTCGCAAGGCAGCCTGGTCATTGAAATATACACAAAGCCTGGGGGATCCCAATTTCCGCACCGGCACACTTGAAAATGACCAACGCCTGCTGCGTGATCTAATTGCTTTCTATGTGGTTTTTGAGGGTATTTTCTTTTACGTAGGCTTTACCCAAGTGCTATCCATGGGCCGCCGTAACAAGATGACAGGAACAGCCGAGCAGTTTCAGTATATTTTACGAGATGAATCCATGCATCTCAATTTTGGTATTGATGTCATCAACCAAATTAAAATAGAAAATCCACATCTATGGACGGATGAATTTAAACAGGAAATCATCGCCATGATCCGTGAAGGTGTAGACCTAGAATATGCTTATGCAGTAGATACCATGCCTCGTGGCATCCTGGGTTTGAATGCCGAAATGTTCAAGGATTACCTGCAATTCATCGCCAACCGCCGCTGCGCTCAAATTGGATTACCGCAGCAGTTTGCAGGCAGCACTAATCCTTTCCCATGGATGAGTGAAATCATGGACCTCAAAAAAGAGAAAAACTTCTTTGAAACGCGTGTTATCGAATATCAAACCGGCGGCGCATTGAGTTGGGATGATTGA
- a CDS encoding DUF5630 domain-containing protein: MMFRNSLNNSEIQKAVLREKPSIRLFNVLCKSNLHDSEYQNLLVCHHLKTQPLISAHDLFIGSYLYLCALGCEDVSKKTTMLKKAANAYASFHALQYLFFSILLPSLKEQPKEKSRITQAEREIIDYAEKAKKHLTPGYLLSAHAYIWLADLYHHDGNAEIEAAQAYNLALIYLYCALELEPYSKEAIYNAYGPEGLSKSNVFGNRDIQSMISYAYEKYAIYYGSAERPHLSYFHKEAKKIINEIKQNISDQSTSPSLVIPSISRS; encoded by the coding sequence ATGATGTTCAGAAACTCTCTGAATAATAGCGAAATTCAAAAAGCGGTATTGCGCGAAAAGCCTTCCATCAGGCTTTTTAATGTGCTTTGTAAAAGCAATTTACACGATAGCGAGTACCAGAACCTGCTCGTTTGCCATCATCTTAAAACACAGCCCCTTATTTCAGCCCATGACTTATTCATCGGATCTTATTTGTATCTCTGCGCTCTGGGATGTGAAGATGTAAGCAAAAAAACGACTATGTTAAAAAAAGCAGCTAACGCTTATGCCTCCTTCCACGCGCTCCAATATCTATTTTTTTCCATCCTGCTTCCCAGCCTAAAGGAACAGCCTAAAGAAAAATCCAGAATTACACAGGCAGAAAGAGAAATAATAGACTATGCCGAAAAGGCAAAAAAACATTTAACGCCAGGGTATCTTTTGTCCGCCCATGCTTACATCTGGTTGGCAGATTTATATCATCATGATGGAAATGCGGAGATCGAAGCTGCTCAAGCTTATAATCTAGCTCTGATTTATCTCTATTGTGCGCTTGAGCTTGAACCCTACTCAAAAGAAGCGATATATAATGCTTACGGACCGGAAGGACTCAGTAAAAGTAATGTCTTTGGGAACCGGGACATTCAAAGCATGATTAGCTATGCTTATGAAAAATATGCCATCTATTATGGCTCTGCCGAACGTCCTCACTTGTCATATTTTCATAAAGAAGCGAAAAAAATTATTAACGAAATAAAGCAGAACATCTCTGATCAATCCACTTCTCCGAGCCTAGTAATCCCCTCCATCTCGCGCAGCTAA
- a CDS encoding CBU_0592 family membrane protein — protein sequence MIFADMLAKSADAVGMTGVVLLLIAYYALSTNKLSAHSMGYQLLNFLGAAGILFSLFYAWNTSAVVIELAWIVISLIGMYRILRGQQKEKSAQIHILNNAK from the coding sequence ATGATATTCGCAGATATGCTTGCTAAATCAGCTGACGCTGTAGGCATGACAGGGGTTGTTTTATTGCTGATAGCATACTATGCATTAAGCACCAATAAATTATCCGCACACAGTATGGGTTATCAGCTGCTTAATTTTCTTGGCGCAGCCGGTATCCTGTTTTCCCTTTTCTATGCCTGGAATACATCCGCGGTGGTGATTGAACTGGCGTGGATAGTCATTAGTCTGATCGGCATGTACCGCATACTGCGTGGCCAGCAAAAAGAAAAATCCGCTCAGATCCATATTCTTAATAACGCTAAATAA
- the dusA gene encoding tRNA dihydrouridine(20/20a) synthase DusA, translating to MIKNINSMNLLSHLVSVAPMMDYTDRHDRYFLRLIAPNVRLYTEMITTQALIHGDPRYLLAFHPDEHPLALQLGGSDPALLARCAVMGEEAGYDEVNLNVGCPSPRVSSGQFGACLMQAPQLVAECISAMQHAVQIPVSVKCRIGVDYQDSYEALCHFIRTIASAGCRLFIVHARKAWLSGLSPKQNREIPPLRYDVVRQLKQDFPQLTIIMNGGIKTVAEIDDHLSHVDGVMIGRAAYANPYLLAEIQARYYPDKQVLSRFEVIQNLIPYIHEQLQNKIKLTAITRHILGLFQGQRGAAAWRRYLSQHAHKTNAGVEVLQQALAFVKGST from the coding sequence ATGATTAAAAATATAAATTCGATGAATCTACTGTCCCACCTCGTTTCTGTGGCACCCATGATGGATTATACTGATCGCCATGATCGGTATTTTTTGCGCCTGATTGCGCCGAACGTTCGGCTTTATACTGAAATGATCACCACCCAGGCCTTGATACATGGTGACCCGCGGTATCTTCTCGCTTTTCATCCAGACGAACATCCTCTGGCATTGCAATTAGGCGGCAGCGACCCAGCGCTGCTGGCGCGTTGTGCGGTGATGGGAGAGGAAGCCGGTTACGATGAAGTGAACCTCAATGTTGGCTGCCCCAGCCCTCGGGTAAGTTCAGGCCAGTTTGGTGCCTGCCTGATGCAGGCGCCCCAACTTGTTGCCGAATGCATTTCAGCCATGCAGCATGCTGTACAGATTCCCGTTAGCGTCAAGTGTCGCATTGGGGTAGATTACCAGGATTCGTATGAGGCGCTTTGTCATTTTATCCGTACCATTGCCAGTGCAGGGTGCCGTCTTTTCATTGTCCATGCCCGAAAGGCGTGGCTTTCAGGATTAAGCCCCAAGCAAAACAGGGAGATACCGCCGCTACGTTACGACGTGGTGAGACAGCTTAAGCAGGATTTCCCACAGCTGACCATCATTATGAATGGAGGGATTAAAACTGTGGCTGAAATAGACGACCATTTAAGCCATGTTGATGGGGTGATGATTGGTCGCGCGGCGTATGCCAACCCCTATTTATTAGCCGAGATTCAGGCGCGATATTACCCGGATAAACAGGTTTTAAGCCGGTTTGAGGTGATTCAAAATTTGATTCCCTATATTCACGAACAGCTTCAAAATAAGATAAAATTGACAGCGATCACGCGCCATATCCTGGGCCTTTTTCAGGGTCAGCGTGGGGCGGCGGCCTGGCGTCGATATCTTAGCCAGCATGCTCATAAAACCAATGCGGGTGTAGAGGTGCTGCAACAAGCCCTGGCATTCGTCAAAGGGTCTACTTAA
- a CDS encoding bifunctional SulP family inorganic anion transporter/carbonic anhydrase, with protein MVGRNDFKFNLGLPTLLGEWRKIFSRDYFIADATAGMTVACVAIPLSLAIALASGVPPATGLITAIIAGLVCAFFGGTPLAVSGPAAAMSILIADIVEKFGIPSLILIGCIAGCMQLLSGIVGIGKLGRFVPLPVISGFTAGIGVIIIIGQLPRAFGIAPPPETHIFSVLTHLNNYLHTIDGTSLFLVAITIGIIQGIPKITNKIPAILCAVVISTLVTYFFQLNTVELIGAIPNRLPAPVFPSLTDISLSELIFNALVIYLLASLETLLSSSSADKISGGKKHDPDQELIGQGLGNIVVSLFGGIPITGVIARTAINIRAGARTRRASIIHSFIILAAVLFISPIISAIPIAALAGVLFCVAFSMINYREFRNLWKTARSDAIIYAVTFFTIVFVDLLAGIQAGIVAACLIVLWRSSKTHLHISTTSQDDVLRISLVGALTFLSTGKIAGLQKQLATKQKKTIIMDLASIRNLDISGTTCIVDLYNYCKSNNIQFYIKGLPKRFELLFKLCEGEELLSEYYVVYEHELRKKGTQSVPVSTYGRLVHGINRFYLERKHNDKRLFEFITQSQDPHTLFITCSDSRIIPSMITSADPGELFIVRNIGNFIPPYQEESPFSEGAALQFALSTFDITDIVICGHANCGAINACDKIDASAPSILFSWINRIKNQLGHHSHASLNEKVRINVLNQIGNLKTYPIIQQKLQDKCLNIHGWFFDFDESLVYEWRQHENEFKSIVLQEEPQAV; from the coding sequence ATGGTTGGAAGGAATGATTTTAAATTTAATTTAGGGTTACCTACCTTATTAGGCGAATGGAGAAAAATCTTTTCGCGTGATTATTTCATCGCAGATGCGACTGCTGGCATGACAGTAGCATGCGTTGCCATCCCCCTGTCTTTAGCCATTGCATTGGCATCCGGGGTCCCTCCTGCTACAGGGTTGATTACTGCCATCATTGCTGGCCTCGTATGTGCTTTTTTTGGTGGCACACCACTTGCCGTGAGTGGTCCAGCGGCAGCAATGTCTATTTTGATTGCAGACATCGTGGAAAAATTTGGTATCCCATCGTTAATATTGATTGGTTGTATTGCTGGATGCATGCAATTATTAAGTGGCATTGTGGGCATCGGTAAATTAGGCAGATTTGTTCCCTTACCTGTGATATCTGGTTTTACTGCAGGCATCGGTGTCATTATTATTATTGGACAATTACCGCGTGCATTTGGAATTGCACCACCGCCAGAAACACATATTTTTTCTGTATTAACCCATCTTAATAATTATTTGCATACGATCGATGGAACTTCCCTCTTTCTAGTGGCAATTACTATAGGTATCATTCAAGGAATACCTAAAATCACGAATAAGATACCAGCCATTTTATGTGCCGTGGTAATTTCAACATTAGTGACTTATTTTTTTCAGCTGAATACCGTTGAGTTGATTGGCGCCATTCCCAACCGCTTGCCTGCGCCAGTTTTTCCCAGCCTAACTGATATTTCTCTCTCTGAGTTAATTTTTAATGCTCTGGTCATTTATTTATTGGCCTCTCTCGAAACCCTGTTATCGTCCAGCTCCGCCGATAAAATTTCGGGTGGCAAGAAACATGATCCAGACCAAGAACTCATTGGCCAAGGACTTGGAAATATTGTCGTAAGTTTGTTTGGGGGCATTCCGATTACGGGTGTTATTGCCCGTACGGCTATTAATATTAGAGCAGGCGCGAGAACAAGGCGTGCCAGCATTATTCATTCATTTATCATCCTGGCCGCTGTTTTATTTATTTCACCAATTATTAGCGCTATTCCTATAGCTGCACTAGCCGGCGTATTATTCTGTGTTGCATTCTCAATGATAAATTATCGAGAATTTCGTAATTTATGGAAAACAGCTCGTTCAGATGCCATCATTTACGCCGTAACATTTTTTACGATTGTCTTCGTAGATTTGCTAGCTGGCATTCAAGCGGGTATTGTGGCTGCTTGCTTAATCGTATTATGGCGGTCAAGCAAAACCCATTTACACATTTCAACGACATCACAAGATGATGTGCTGCGCATTTCATTAGTCGGCGCTTTGACCTTTTTATCAACGGGCAAAATCGCCGGCTTGCAAAAACAACTTGCAACAAAACAGAAAAAAACAATTATTATGGACCTTGCCAGCATTCGCAATCTTGATATTTCTGGCACGACTTGTATCGTGGATTTATATAACTATTGCAAATCAAATAATATTCAATTTTATATCAAAGGCTTGCCAAAACGTTTTGAATTATTATTTAAATTATGCGAAGGAGAGGAGTTATTAAGCGAATATTATGTGGTTTATGAGCATGAACTACGTAAAAAAGGCACACAATCTGTACCTGTAAGTACTTATGGCCGATTAGTGCATGGCATTAATCGTTTTTATCTCGAGCGGAAACACAACGATAAACGTTTATTTGAATTTATCACGCAGTCGCAAGATCCACATACATTATTCATTACCTGTTCTGATAGCCGTATTATTCCATCCATGATTACGTCTGCTGATCCGGGTGAATTATTTATCGTTCGAAATATAGGCAATTTCATTCCACCTTATCAAGAAGAAAGTCCATTTAGTGAAGGTGCCGCTTTGCAATTCGCGCTTAGCACTTTTGACATCACCGACATTGTTATATGTGGTCACGCCAATTGCGGGGCTATCAATGCTTGTGACAAAATTGATGCCTCCGCACCCTCTATCCTCTTTTCCTGGATTAATCGTATCAAGAACCAATTAGGCCATCATTCTCACGCTTCGCTGAATGAAAAAGTGCGTATAAATGTATTAAATCAAATCGGAAACTTGAAAACTTATCCTATTATTCAGCAAAAATTACAGGATAAATGCTTAAACATTCATGGATGGTTTTTTGATTTCGATGAAAGCCTGGTCTATGAATGGCGTCAACATGAGAATGAATTCAAGTCCATCGTGTTGCAAGAAGAACCACAAGCTGTTTAA